From the Musa acuminata AAA Group cultivar baxijiao chromosome BXJ3-7, Cavendish_Baxijiao_AAA, whole genome shotgun sequence genome, one window contains:
- the LOC103990545 gene encoding methylthioribose kinase 1, which translates to MAAAAAAAADGFRSLDEASLVEYIKATPALRAQLGEQLEGLTIKEVGDGNLNFVYIVAGPAGSFVIKQAIPYVRCIGTSWPLTKERAYFESLALKEHGSLCPNHVPQVYHFDRPMSLIAMRYLEPPHIILRKGLIAGIEYPLLAQHMSDFLARTLFFTSLLYHATLEHRHAVAEFCGNAELCRLTEQVVFSDPYKVAQYNRWTSPHLDHDVEAVRDDDILKIEAAELKSMFCERAQALIHGDLHTGSIMVTSDSTQVIDPEFAFYGPMGFDIGAFLGNLILAFFSQDGHADKDNDRMVYKQWILRTIEETWNLFHHKFVSLWNENFDGHGEAYLVDIYNKPELQLLVQKKYMTDLFHDALGFGAAKMIRRIVGVAHVEDFESISDVTKRASCERRALDCAKTILKERRKFETIGQVISVVQEISAP; encoded by the exons atggcggcggcggcggcggcggcggccgatgGGTTTCGATCTCTGGACGAGGCATCCTTGGTGGAGTACATCAAGGCTACGCCGGCTCTCCGCGCCCAGTTGGGCGAACAGTTGGAGGGCCTCACCATTAAGGAAGTCGGCGATGGCAATCTCAACTTCGTCTACATCGTCGCTGGCCCCGCCGGATCCTTTGTCATCAAGCAG GCTATTCCATATGTTCGCTGCATTGGTACTTCATGGCCTCTGACGAAGGAGCGTGCTTATTTTGAGTCACTAGCCTTAAAAGAGCATGGTAGTCTGTGCCCAAATCATGTGCCACAAGTTTACCATTTTGACCGACCGATGTCTTTGATTGCTATGCGTTACTTGGAGCCTCCGCACATAATTTTGCGGAAAGGGTTAATTGCTGGAATTGAATATCCACTGCTTGCACAACACATGTCGGACTTTTTGGCGAGAACACTTTTCTTCACATCGCTTCTTTATCATGCCACATTAGAGCATAGACATGCAG TTGCGGAATTTTGTGGGAATGCAGAGCTATGCAGGCTCACTGAGCAAGTTGTCTTTTCAGACCCATATAAGGTGGCTCAATATAATCGGTGGACTTCGCCACACCTTGACCATGATGTTGAGGCTGTTCGGGATGATGACATTTTGAAGATTGAAGCAGCTGAATTGAAGTCCAT GTTCTGTGAGAGGGCACAAGCTTTAATTCATGGAGATCTGCATACTGGTTCTATCATGGTGACTAGTGATTCAACACAGGTCATTGATCCAGAGTTTGCATTTTATGGACCTATGGGGTTCGACATTGGGGCTTTTTTGGGAAATTTGATTTTGGCCTTCTTTTCCCAAGATGGACATGCTGATAAAGATAATGATCGGATG GTATATAAACAGTGGATTTTGAGGACAATTGAAGAAACTTGGAATCTTTTTCATCATAAGTTTGTGTCTCTCTGGAATGAAAACTTTGATGGGCATGGTGAGGCATATCTTGTAGATATATATAACAAGCCAGAACTGCAGCTTCTTGTCCAGAAAAAGTACATGACTGATTTATTTCATGATGCTCTTGGATTTGGTGCTGCTAAGATGATAAG GAGAATTGTTGGGGTAGCTCATGTTGAAGATTTTGAATCAATTAGTGATGTAACCAAGCGGGCATCGTGTGAACGTCGTGCCCTGGACTGTGCCAAAACAATTCTCAAGGAAAGGCGCAAGTTTGAAACAATAGGCCAAGTCATTTCAGTCGTCCAGGAGATTTCAGCTCCCTAA
- the LOC103990544 gene encoding cytochrome c1-2, heme protein, mitochondrial isoform X2, producing MAAGRGISQLLRKHLQFQSSVPSFISSIKHEEAIGSAGIKPLRVFALLGVGFSGALAFASLASADEAEHGLPAPSYPWPHDGILSSYDHASIRRGHQVYQQVCASCHSMSLISFRDLVGVAYTEEETKEMAAEIEVVDGPNDEGEMFTRPGKLSDRFPQPYANEQAARFANGGAYPPDLSLITKARHNGQNYVFALLTGYRDPPAGVSIREGLHYNPYFTGGAIAMPKMLIDGAVEYEDGTPATESQMGKDVVTFLSWAAEPEMEERKLMGFKWIFVLSLALLQAAYYRRLKWSVIKSRKLVVDVVN from the exons ATGGCTGCTGGAAGAGGCATCAGCCAGCTGCTGAGGAAGCACCTTCAGTTCCAGTCATCA GTTCCATCTTTTATTTCATCAATAAAGCATGAAGAGGCTATTGGATCAGCTGGTATCAAACCATTAAGAGTGTTTGCATTACTTGGAGTTGGTTTTTCTGGTGCTTTAGCCTTTGCTTCACTAGCGTCTGCTGATGAAGCAGAGCATGGTTTACCAGCCCCGAGTTACCCATGGCCACATGATGGTATCCTTAGCTCTTATGACCATGCATC AATTCGGCGAGGTCACCAAGTATACCAACAAGTATGTGCTTCTTGTCATTCCATGTCACTGATTTCATTTCGGGACCTTGTTGGTGTGGCATACACTGAAGAAGAGACTAAAGAAATGGCTGCTGAGATTGAGGTTGTTGATGGACCCAATGATGAAGGTGAAATGTTTACTCGTCCTGGCAAATTAAGTGATCGTTTTCCTCAGCCATATGCAAATGAACAAGCAGCAAGATTTGCAAACGGAGGGGCATATCCTCCAGACCTGAGCTTAATAACGAAG GCACGGCATAATGGTCAGAACTATGTATTTGCTCTTCTCACTGGTTATCGTGATCCTCCTGCTGGTGTTTCG ATTCGTGAGGGACTGCACTACAACCCTTACTTTACTGGTGGTGCAATAGCAATGCCAAAAATGCTCATTGACGGTGCCGTCGAATATGAAGATGGTACTCCTGCCACTGAATCCCAG ATGGGCAAGGATGTTGTTACATTTTTGTCTTGGGCAGCGGAGCCTGAGATGGAAGAGAGGAAACTG ATGGGATTCAAATGGATTTTTGTCCTGTCGCTTGCTCTTCTCCAAGCTGCATATTATCGGCGGTTGAAGTGGTCTGTCATTAAGTCGCGCAAACTGGTCGTAGATGTCGTCAACTGA
- the LOC103990544 gene encoding cytochrome c1-2, heme protein, mitochondrial isoform X1 → MAAGRGISQLLRKHLQFQSSVIVPSFISSIKHEEAIGSAGIKPLRVFALLGVGFSGALAFASLASADEAEHGLPAPSYPWPHDGILSSYDHASIRRGHQVYQQVCASCHSMSLISFRDLVGVAYTEEETKEMAAEIEVVDGPNDEGEMFTRPGKLSDRFPQPYANEQAARFANGGAYPPDLSLITKARHNGQNYVFALLTGYRDPPAGVSIREGLHYNPYFTGGAIAMPKMLIDGAVEYEDGTPATESQMGKDVVTFLSWAAEPEMEERKLMGFKWIFVLSLALLQAAYYRRLKWSVIKSRKLVVDVVN, encoded by the exons ATGGCTGCTGGAAGAGGCATCAGCCAGCTGCTGAGGAAGCACCTTCAGTTCCAGTCATCAGTAATC GTTCCATCTTTTATTTCATCAATAAAGCATGAAGAGGCTATTGGATCAGCTGGTATCAAACCATTAAGAGTGTTTGCATTACTTGGAGTTGGTTTTTCTGGTGCTTTAGCCTTTGCTTCACTAGCGTCTGCTGATGAAGCAGAGCATGGTTTACCAGCCCCGAGTTACCCATGGCCACATGATGGTATCCTTAGCTCTTATGACCATGCATC AATTCGGCGAGGTCACCAAGTATACCAACAAGTATGTGCTTCTTGTCATTCCATGTCACTGATTTCATTTCGGGACCTTGTTGGTGTGGCATACACTGAAGAAGAGACTAAAGAAATGGCTGCTGAGATTGAGGTTGTTGATGGACCCAATGATGAAGGTGAAATGTTTACTCGTCCTGGCAAATTAAGTGATCGTTTTCCTCAGCCATATGCAAATGAACAAGCAGCAAGATTTGCAAACGGAGGGGCATATCCTCCAGACCTGAGCTTAATAACGAAG GCACGGCATAATGGTCAGAACTATGTATTTGCTCTTCTCACTGGTTATCGTGATCCTCCTGCTGGTGTTTCG ATTCGTGAGGGACTGCACTACAACCCTTACTTTACTGGTGGTGCAATAGCAATGCCAAAAATGCTCATTGACGGTGCCGTCGAATATGAAGATGGTACTCCTGCCACTGAATCCCAG ATGGGCAAGGATGTTGTTACATTTTTGTCTTGGGCAGCGGAGCCTGAGATGGAAGAGAGGAAACTG ATGGGATTCAAATGGATTTTTGTCCTGTCGCTTGCTCTTCTCCAAGCTGCATATTATCGGCGGTTGAAGTGGTCTGTCATTAAGTCGCGCAAACTGGTCGTAGATGTCGTCAACTGA